From Terriglobales bacterium:
GAAGGGCGTCATACCGCAGTATGAGTCGCGGGTTAGCGAATTTTTGAGCGACGTGAAGATTGGTTCGGCGGATCCGTTGAAGGCGAGCGACGCTTTTATCAGGGGTGCCTCGCAAGCTGGTGGGGAGTCGCAAGCGGACGCCCAGCCGGGGTCGGGGTCCCCAGCAGGCGCCGCTTCTGCGAGTACTGGGCAGGAGGCGTCGGCCGGATCTACGGGAAGTGGATCCACTAAAGCTGGAAATACACAAGCGGGATCAACGGAAGCTCCCGTAGCCGGTTATCCACCCATTGTGCTCGGGGAGGATCTCGGTGACGACCTTGGCGCGACCTTGGGATCAGTGGTGCTCGTAACCAGCCCGCAGGGCGAGTTGACCCCTTATGGGCTTGTGCCTAAGTACAAGCGCTTCAAAGTGGTCGGGTTCTTTAAGTCGGGTTTTTTTGACTACGACAGCGCCTGGGGGCTGATTCGCCTGCAAGACGCGCAGGCTCTGTTCGGGTTGGGTGACATAGCGTCGGTCATTGAAACCAAAATTGATGACATCTACAAAGCTCCAGAAATCGGACTTCAATTAGAGAATGCTGTCGGACCTGGCTTCATGACGACCAACTGGCAAGAGCAGAATCGGCCATTGTTCCGCGCATTGCGGCTTGAAGGAGTGGTCACCTTCATCACCATTAGTTTGATCGTCTTCGTAGCAGCCTTGAACATCCTGATTTCGCTCACGATGATGGTGATGGAAAAGACGAAGGATATCGCCGTGCTGATGTCTATGGGCACGCGCAAAGTTCAGGTGCGGAAGATATTCATTTATCAGGGGCTTCTGATCGGAGTTGTGGGTACCATCATGGGCCTGGTCGCGGGCTATGTTCTTTCCTGGGCCGGGGGGCACTATCACTGGATCAAGTTGTCTGCGGAAGTCTACTCAATCGATTACGTTCCATTTGCACCCAAGGCGGTGCACGGAGTGCTGGTGGCCGCGACAGCGATATTGGTGTCCCTTCTGGCGACTGTCTACCCCTCCTGGTCGGCAGCCCGGATTCTGCCCGCAGAGGCGTTGCGATATGAGTAAGGCAGCAAGTGCACTTTCTTTCACAGTAACTCCTCCCGACACTTCAGTAACAAACCGAGGGCTTGCAGGCAGTGTTCTAATTGGGGTAGGCAAAGTCTATTTGGAACAGGGCCTGAGGGCGCTTGGGACCGCAAAACACGGGGGTTTGGCGCTTCTGCATTGCTCCTTTGGCGAGGCCACTTGCATCCAATAGACCAAGCAGAGCTTCTACAGGTCCAGAACCTGAAGAAGGAATACCGGTCTGGCGAGAGCCGATTGGTGGTCTTTGAAAATTTGTCCTTCCAAGTGGGGAAGGGAGAAATGCTGGCGATTGTAGGCGAATCGGGCACCGGCAAGAGTTCGTTGCTGCATGTGCTGGGAACTCTTGATAGGCCGTCAGAAGGTGACATATACTTCGCGCAACTTTCGCTGAAGTCGCTTTCCGATGATGCGGCTGCGGAGTTCCGCAACCGCGAACTCGGTTTTGTCTGGCAGTTCCATTACCTGTTGCCGGAGTTCGACGCGCTGGAGAATGTCGCTATGCCGCTGTTGGCGCGGGGCGAGAACCCGAAGCAAGCTCAGGCCCGAGCAGCCGAATGGCTGCGCGAAGTGGGACTCGGGGACAGAATGCATCACCGCTCAGGCGAGCTCTCCGGCGGAGAGCAGCAGCGGGTGGCTTTAGCGCGCGCACTGGTGACCGGTCCGAAGTTGCTCCTGGCCGACGAGCCGACAGGAGATCTGGATACCGGCACCGCCGAGAAAATCTTCGATCTCATTGCGCGACTGCATTTACAGCATCAACTCACCTCGATTATCGTCACTCACAACGTGGAATTTGCGAAGCGCTGCGGGCGCATTCTTCGCCTGCATAGAGGACGCCTCGAGGAGCTTGCTCCATCTCGCTTGACCTGATAAAGATTGCAGTAACGAAGGACAGATGTACTAGTTAGTCTGTGGGTAATCTGAAACGATACTCTCAGGCGTTAATTGAATAGGAGTAAGTTCTTCCCAAAGAGCTGACCGGTTTTCGGGATCGTAGGCGCGGAGGTGGAGAGGTAACGTGGGCCGCTCAGAAGTGAGGGCGGCGGGTTTAGGGACCTTCAAGGGGGAACATGTTTGAACGCTACACAGAAAAGGCGCGGCGAGTAATATTCTTTGCTCGTTATGAGGCCAGCCAGTTCGGCTCACCATATATCGAGACCGAACACCTGTTGTTGGGCTTGCTGCGCGAAGATAAGGCATTAACCAATCGCTTTTTGCGTTCACATGCCTCTGTTGAATCTATCCGTAAACAAATCGAAGGACATACCACGATCCGCGAGAAGGTATCGACCTCCGTCGACCTTCCGTTAAGCAACGAGTGCAAGCGCGTGCTTGCCTACGCCGCTGAAGAAGCCGAGCGGCTTTCCCACAAACATATTGGAACTGAACATTTACTGCTCGGCCTGCTGCGCGAAGAGAAGTGCTTTGCCGCCGAGATTCTGCATGAGCGTGGACTGCGCCTGAGCGCCATCCGCGAAGAACTTGCCCGTAGCACCCAGGAGAAAGCCCAGCCACAACGCTCGCGTGAGTCGTCGTTGCTGAGCGAATTTTCCCGCGACCTCACGCAAGCGGCGATGGATAACCAGCTTGATCCGCTGGTTGGGCGCGAGGGTGAATTGGAGCGCGTAGTCCAAATCCTCTGCCGGCGCACCAAGAACAATCCGGTGCTGATCGGCGAACCCGGTGTTGGCAAAACTGCGATCGTCGAAGGGTTAGCTCAGCGCATCGCTGACGGCGATGTGCCCTCGTTCCTGGCTGAGAAGCGCATTTTGGCACTTGATCTCTCATTGATCGTCGCCGGTACGAAATATCGCGGACAGTTTGAAGAGCGTCTGAAGACCATCATGAAAGAACTGATGGAAAACCAGAACGCCATCATCTTCATTGACGAATTGCACACTTTGGTTGGTGCAGGATCGGCCGAAGGTTCGCTGGATGCCGCTAACATCCTGAAGCCCGCGCTGTCGCGCGGCGAGATTCAGTGCATCGGTGCGACTACGCCTGGTGAGTATCGCAAGTCGATCGAGAAAGATCGCTCCCTTGAGCGCCGCTTCCAATCCGTCAAGGTTCCGCCGCCAAACGAGTCCGATGCCGTGAAGATCATCAACGGCATTAAGGAGCGCTACGAGAAATTCCACGCGGTTACATACACCGAAGAAGCGATTGAATTCTCGGTATCGCATTCGAACCGGTACATTCCTGATCGCTTCCTACCCGACAAGGCCATCGATCTCATCGATGAAGCAGGCGCGCGTGTAAAGTTGCGCCAGACTTCGCTGCCCGACGAAATCACAGATGTGCAGAAGCGGATCAAGTTCATCGTGCACCGCATGGAAAACGCGATCGCGAGCCACGAATTCGAGAAGGCCCGCTTCTACTCCGATGAAGAACGTAAGGAGCGCGAGAATCTGCGCGGGCTGCGCGAGAAGTATCACCTCGATGAATCATCCACGGGCGTAGTTACGCGGGAAGACATCGAAGATGTCGTTTCCCGCTGGACGGGCGTGCCCATCACCTCGATCAAGGAAGAAGAGACGCAGAAGCTCCTACGCATCGAGGAGGAGCTGCACCGTCGCGTCATCTCGCAGGAGAAGGCAATTTCAGCACTCGCTCGTGCCATTCGCCGGTCGCGCGCTGGACTGAAGAGCCCACATCGTCCGATCGGATCGTTCTTGTTCCTTGGTCCTACTGGCGTCGGCAAAACCGAAGTTGCGCGTACGTTGGCACAGTTCCTTTTTGGGAGCGAGAAGTCGCTGATCCGCTTCGACATGTCGGAGTTCATGGAGAAGCACTCGGTCTCGAAGCTGATCGGATCGCCTCCGGGATATGTTGGCTACGAAGAGGGCGGACAGCTCACAGAACGTGTGAAGCGCGCTCCTTACTCGGTGGTTCTGCTCGATGAAATCGAGAAGGCGCATCCGGATGTGTTCAACATCCTTCTGCAAGTCTTTGAAGACGGGCAGCTTTCTGATGGTCTCGGCAACACAGTCGATTTTAAGAACACGATTGTCGTGATGACCTCGAACATCGGCGCGCGTCACCTGATGAAGCGCTCCGGCTTGGGCTTCCAGTCGGACAAGGAAGACATGGTGTCGACGAAGGTCGAAGAGCTGGTGAAGAACGAAGTGAAAAGGACGTTCAACCCAGAGTTCTTGAACCGAATTGACGAAGTCATCCTGTTCAATGCCCTGGTGGACACCGATTTGATCCAGATCGTCGAACTGATGGTCCAGCAGCTCAACGCCAATCTGGCGCAGAAGGCGATCACGATTTCGGTGACGGACGAGGCCAAGAAGTGGGTGCTCGACAAGACGCTCGGCGATCGCAGCTACGGCGCTCGACCCCTGCGTCGTGCCCTGCAGAAGTACATCGAGGATCCGCTTTCAGAGGCGATGATACAGGGCACCATCAACACGCGCCCTGCATTCATCGAGGTTTTCCTCGAAGGCGACAAGCTCTTCTATCGCCCAGTCGGGGAAGAGAAGCATGAAGGCGTGTTGCTCTACAGCAACGGCTAAACGTTCAACCAATTCAAAATGAAAACGGCTGCCGAAAGGCAGCCGTCTCGTTTTTGCCCGAAAAGTCGCGGTGGCACTTACTTGTTTGTCTTTTCCTTGAGTGCAGCAGGTTGTACTTCCTGCTTCTTGTTTTTCTTCTTGGCTACGACGGGCGCTTGTTCAGTCTCCTGCACCGTCCAGAAGCTCGGATTTGCCGCGACCATGCTCGGCGCTGGATGACTCAGCTCCGGCTTCACGCGGTAGATAACGCTTTCCGAAAGAATTCCGTTCTCATGCGCCCATGATATTTGCTGCTGCCGCAGGTTGCTTGCTACCGCAGCCTCGTAAGCTTTCGAGTTATCGGTGTCGAGATCGGCTAAAGACTTTAAGTCTCGAACCACGACGAAGGTTGGAGTGGGCATGCCGTACTCGACTTCATACGTCAGCCAATGATCGTCGTAATTTGCAGCTTTGAGTTGCGCCATGATGTCCTTTCGAAGGGACGTGAATTGTGGGCCGCTGCCCGGCTTGTTTCGGCGGTAGCCTACATACCAGAACTTGGCGTTTGCTGCGTCGAACTTATCAGCGTTATAGGACAAGTCGTCTCGAAGCTTCGCGATAATGGATCTGCCTGACTCTTGCGATTCCGCGACGGTCTGATTGAAGTCGGCGCTCATGAACAGCGAGCCTGCGGCTTTACCAAACGCAGCATCTGCCTTCTCGATATCAGCGTAGTTGTTAGCGAACTGGAAATAGGTTTCCTCGTTGTCGGCGCCGGTAAAAGCGGTGGCGGTGATCCAATTGAGATTGGGATCGCTCTTGTGCACTACTTGGCGCACTTGTTTGTCGAGCCCTTGGTATTGCCCCATCCTTCCTTCTTTGATGGTTTCCCGGGAGATGACCAGGAGTTTGGGTGCGCTTGTCGCCTGTGCCCATGCGAGCGTGGCCAGGAACATCATTGCGAAGGCGATAGAGATCGCTTTCTTCATCGAAGTGCTCCTTTGTGATTCTTAGATTTTTGGGGGCCTGCGCAGAACGCGCGATCGGAGATTTCGAGCCGGAATCTACACCCACGCCGAAACCACTGTCAATTCCGTCCCTTGATCAGGATTTTTTAAAGGGGACGAGCGCTCTCAACAGGAAGAGCTGCCAATTCAGGGTTACCAAAGTGCTTCGGCGCAAGTTAGATTGGCATCCGTTGATGTACGGTACACACTAATACTTTATAGGGACCGAAATATCTGAGAGGCGCAACTGCCTGCAGCTTTTAGCGAGTTACGGCAGTCTAAACTTTAGATGAAGATCAGCACCATCTCCATCTGGCGACGAGCTGCACTAGCGTTGGCAGCAACGAGCTTGATATTCGCCGCCGGAGTGCTGGCTGGTTCCCGCTTCCTTACTCCGGGGGGAACCCCCGCCGCGACTAGTGACCTGCTAGGGCGTGTCAACGAGCTTGACGCGGAGTTGAACCAACTTCGCAACTCTGAGAAGCAGCCTTCCGAGATCATTTCCAGTGCCCGCAACTCTGTTTGCTTCATTGTGAGCAGCTACAGGCTCACGTCATCCGACGAAACGCCATCAGTGAGCTTGCGTTACCGTCTTTTTGCAACGGGATTCCTCACGAATGATGGCATTGTGGTTTCAAACCGCCATGTCATGGAGCCTTGGTTTGGCGATGCGAAAGCACAGCGGCTCATCTTTCAGGGATTTCTTCCACTTCGCGAACGAGTGCTTGCATATTTTCCAACGCTCTCCACTCCCGTCGAGCTTTCAGATTTTCTCAGTGCAAGCGACTCTGACGTGGCTATCGCACACGTGCATCTTCCTTCAGGCGCGTCCGTTTCGCCGCTGAACCTCGCGCGTGTGACCAGTGCTCCCGGAGATCCGGTATTGGTCATTGGATACCCGCTGGGTGTTACGACCATGCTGGCGAAATCGACGGCGCTACCCTATGAACTTTCGGGACTGCGAGATGAACAACAGGTCGATCGGCTGGCACAGATCAACCTGATTCGCCCCTCGGCCACTCAAGGGCACCTCTCCGATGTGATCGGCACGTCGCTTATGTACGATGCCACTACAGCACACGGCAGTAGCGGTGGACCTGTTTTGAATATGCAAGGGGAAGTAGTCGGCGTGAACGCCGCACTGATCAACGGATTCAACGGGACATCCCTGGGCGTCTCTGTAGACGCCCTCCACGATCTGCTACGTAAACTTGAACAGCGCCGTCAGGTGCTTCACGCGCATTCCAGACAATAGAGCTAGACTGCGACTCGCTCTTCTTCGCTTCCCACAAGCTCGGGTTTGCGACCTCGGCCTCCTCTCTCCTGCAGGGTTCTGAGTGCTACATACAGGATCGGAATGAAGAGCAGATTTAGCGTAGTTGCCGCGAGCATTCCACCGAACACCGTCGTGCCCACAGATTGACGCCCATTTTTACCCGCGCCGGTCGCAAGTACCAGTGGCATCACGCCCAGGATGAAGGCGAAAGAGGTCATCAGGATCGGACGTAGACGAATGCGGGCAGCTTCGATAGCGGCTTCAGTGATGGATAGTCCACGCTGTCGCAGTTGCTCAGCGAACTCCACAATCAGGATGGCGTTCTTGCTGGAAAGTCCAATCAGCATCACGAGTCCGACCTGACAGTAGATGTCGTTGATCAGTCCTCGCAGCGATTGCGCCAGTACGGCGCCGAGGATCGCCATTGGCACCGCGAGGATGACGATGAAGGGCAGCGACCAACTTTCATACTGAGCCGCAAGAGTCAGATAGACGACCAGCAGACCCAGAGCAAACAGCATTACGACTTGGCTGCCCGATTCGATCTCCTCGAGCGAGAGCCCGGTCCAGGCAAAGCTGTAGCCTTGTGGCAGGAGCTTCTTCGACAGCTCTTCCATCTTCTGAATGGCTTGCCCTGAACTCTGCCCTGGGGCCGCCGATCCGTCGATTTCAACCGAGCGGAACAGGTTGTAATGGCTGATCACCGGCGGGGTGATCGTCTGTTCGATCTTAACGATGTCAGCAAGGGGAATCATGCCCCCACGATCAGAGCGCACGTAGAACTGCCGCATGTTCTCTGGAGACATGCGCCACTTGGTGTCCGCCTGCGCGTACACCCGATACGCGCGATTGTTGAAGTCGAAATCATTCACGTACACCGATGCCATGTAAACCTGCAGGGTATTCGTGATCTGCGTTAGCGAAACTCCCAGGCTCTTAGCCTTCTCGCGGTCGATGCTCACGAGGAACTGAGGATCGGTTGCGCTATAGCTGGTGAAGAGTCCGGCAAGGCCGCTCTTCGGATCGCGGCCGGCACCGATAAGCTTGTATGCAACTTGACCAAGCTGTTCCGGTGTGTGTCCGCCTGCATCCTGCAGGATGTATTGGAAGCCGCCGAAATTTCCGAGGCCATTAACCGATGGTGGTGCGAACGGCACGACTATAGCTCCGGAGATGCCGAACAGCGGCCCGCGCAAACGAGCGATGACGGTGTCAGCAGAATGCTGTTCGCCCTTGCGCTCTGCCAATGGCGCGAACGTTCCGAATACCATGCCGCGATTCGATGAAGAACCCGTGAAGCTGAATCCAGAGACGGCGAAGGTGCCGATGATCTCCTTCTGCTTCATCATCTCGACTTCTACCTGCTTGGCGATGTTTTCCGTGTATTCGACCGAAGCTCCCGGCGGACACTGGATTAGAACCATGAACCAGCCCTGATCTTCCTGCGGAACAAAGCCGCGGGGCACGCGCTGGTAATACCAGTAGGTAAATCCCAGACCAG
This genomic window contains:
- a CDS encoding ATP-dependent Clp protease ATP-binding subunit, which encodes MFERYTEKARRVIFFARYEASQFGSPYIETEHLLLGLLREDKALTNRFLRSHASVESIRKQIEGHTTIREKVSTSVDLPLSNECKRVLAYAAEEAERLSHKHIGTEHLLLGLLREEKCFAAEILHERGLRLSAIREELARSTQEKAQPQRSRESSLLSEFSRDLTQAAMDNQLDPLVGREGELERVVQILCRRTKNNPVLIGEPGVGKTAIVEGLAQRIADGDVPSFLAEKRILALDLSLIVAGTKYRGQFEERLKTIMKELMENQNAIIFIDELHTLVGAGSAEGSLDAANILKPALSRGEIQCIGATTPGEYRKSIEKDRSLERRFQSVKVPPPNESDAVKIINGIKERYEKFHAVTYTEEAIEFSVSHSNRYIPDRFLPDKAIDLIDEAGARVKLRQTSLPDEITDVQKRIKFIVHRMENAIASHEFEKARFYSDEERKERENLRGLREKYHLDESSTGVVTREDIEDVVSRWTGVPITSIKEEETQKLLRIEEELHRRVISQEKAISALARAIRRSRAGLKSPHRPIGSFLFLGPTGVGKTEVARTLAQFLFGSEKSLIRFDMSEFMEKHSVSKLIGSPPGYVGYEEGGQLTERVKRAPYSVVLLDEIEKAHPDVFNILLQVFEDGQLSDGLGNTVDFKNTIVVMTSNIGARHLMKRSGLGFQSDKEDMVSTKVEELVKNEVKRTFNPEFLNRIDEVILFNALVDTDLIQIVELMVQQLNANLAQKAITISVTDEAKKWVLDKTLGDRSYGARPLRRALQKYIEDPLSEAMIQGTINTRPAFIEVFLEGDKLFYRPVGEEKHEGVLLYSNG
- a CDS encoding serine protease; translated protein: MKISTISIWRRAALALAATSLIFAAGVLAGSRFLTPGGTPAATSDLLGRVNELDAELNQLRNSEKQPSEIISSARNSVCFIVSSYRLTSSDETPSVSLRYRLFATGFLTNDGIVVSNRHVMEPWFGDAKAQRLIFQGFLPLRERVLAYFPTLSTPVELSDFLSASDSDVAIAHVHLPSGASVSPLNLARVTSAPGDPVLVIGYPLGVTTMLAKSTALPYELSGLRDEQQVDRLAQINLIRPSATQGHLSDVIGTSLMYDATTAHGSSGGPVLNMQGEVVGVNAALINGFNGTSLGVSVDALHDLLRKLEQRRQVLHAHSRQ
- a CDS encoding FtsX-like permease family protein, with translation MSFELFIAARYLRAKRRQAVIGVVTAISIVGVAAGVASLIIALAITNGFRQDLQSRLLGSTAHVSIERARGDGIRDWRALLKKVQNQSHIVAASPALYEKVLVSRGARANGLLLKGVIPQYESRVSEFLSDVKIGSADPLKASDAFIRGASQAGGESQADAQPGSGSPAGAASASTGQEASAGSTGSGSTKAGNTQAGSTEAPVAGYPPIVLGEDLGDDLGATLGSVVLVTSPQGELTPYGLVPKYKRFKVVGFFKSGFFDYDSAWGLIRLQDAQALFGLGDIASVIETKIDDIYKAPEIGLQLENAVGPGFMTTNWQEQNRPLFRALRLEGVVTFITISLIVFVAALNILISLTMMVMEKTKDIAVLMSMGTRKVQVRKIFIYQGLLIGVVGTIMGLVAGYVLSWAGGHYHWIKLSAEVYSIDYVPFAPKAVHGVLVAATAILVSLLATVYPSWSAARILPAEALRYE
- a CDS encoding ABC transporter ATP-binding protein; the encoded protein is MVFENLSFQVGKGEMLAIVGESGTGKSSLLHVLGTLDRPSEGDIYFAQLSLKSLSDDAAAEFRNRELGFVWQFHYLLPEFDALENVAMPLLARGENPKQAQARAAEWLREVGLGDRMHHRSGELSGGEQQRVALARALVTGPKLLLADEPTGDLDTGTAEKIFDLIARLHLQHQLTSIIVTHNVEFAKRCGRILRLHRGRLEELAPSRLT